A genomic window from Pecten maximus chromosome 6, xPecMax1.1, whole genome shotgun sequence includes:
- the LOC117329179 gene encoding tyrosine-protein kinase TXK-like, protein MAKAGYKKDYMMKRSQNKSTFMTKENYKARWFILDNEFIKYHEGTLEKMGKVKGSIELRLVKAVENVDNQVLDHKDNVFQIQYSEGNEFYTLYVVAMSEEKRKEWVEEIREAATKKGADFFPKYHNGVWTKSKGKYSCCDQIDRNAPGCMVTTNEKQVTKNHKPNIPLPAVPGSTASPGQEAKEKKIFVAIFNFTPAEDGDLELMVGEEYEVVDDSKEHWWLSRNKRGQSGYIPSNYVKRKFDLEIFDWYYKNYSRERSESVLKEEAREGCFLVRESSTPGMFTLSLYTLEHEGMVRHYHIKKNDAGKNFISEKYSFASISELIHYHKHNAAGLATRLKCPPNRDGRSVPATAGMGHSKFEIDARDVVILEELGSGCFGAVHKGKLRGITVAVKLLKEGTMSEDSFIDEAKTMTQLNHPNLVQLYGIVIKSKPLLIITELMSSGSLLTYLRRHKPRLLTKTAALLDMCIQVCNGMSYLENRHFIHRDLAARNCLVGDNTVVKVADFGLARYVIDDEYQSSQGTKFPVKWASPEVLSYTRFSSKSDVWSMGILMWEVFTGGVMPYDKMKNVDVVDFVCNYGKRLEKPAACPEKIYKVMMQCWHKETDLRPNFVDLLKMLSGLLESGNYPFIAPN, encoded by the exons ATGGCAAAGGCAGGCTATAAGAAGGACTACATGATGAAAAGGTCACAGAACAAGAGCACCTTCATGACTAAGGAGAACTATAAGGCTCGATGGTTCATCCTGGATAATGAATTTATAAAATACCATGAGGGCACACTGGAG AAAATGGGTAAAGTGAAAGGTTCCATTGAACTACGATTAGTCAAGGCTGTGGAGAATGTTGACAATCAGGTCTTAGATCACAAAGATAATGTCTTCCAG ATCCAGTACTCAGAGGGAAACGAGTTCTACACACTTTATGTTGTGGCCATGTCAGAGGAAAAGAGGAAAGAATGGGTGGAGGAAATCAGAGAGG CTGCAACAAAAAAAGGAGCGGATTTCTTCCCAAAATACCACAATGGTGTGTGGACGAAGAGTAAAGGAAAATACAGCTGCTGTGATCAGATAGACAGGAACGCCCCGGGCTGTATGGTCACAACGAACGAAAAAC AGGTTACTAAGAATCACAAGCCCAATATACCGCTGCCAGCTGTACCCGGCTCAACTGCTTCACCAGGTCAAGAGGcgaaagagaaaaaaatctttgtagCTATTTTTAACTTCACTCCAGCAGAGGATGGTGACTTGGAATTGATGGTG GGTGAAGAATATGAGGTGGTTGATGATTCTAAAGAACACTGGTGGCTCTCTCGGAATAAAAGAGG CCAAAGTGGTTATATTCCATCTAACTATGTCAAAAGAAAATTTGATTTAGAGATTTTCGA TTGGTATTATAAGAATTACTCGAGAGAAAGGAGCGAGTCTGTATTAAAGGAAGAAGCACGTGAGGGATGTTTCCTTGTACGGGAATCCAGCACACCAGGGATGTttactctgtctctatatacacTAGAACA tgaaGGAATGGTGAGgcattatcacatcaaaaaaaATGATGCTGGGAAAAATTTTATATCAGAAAAGTATTCATTTGCATCAATATCAGAGCTTATCCACTACCACAAACACAATGCGGCCG GTCTGGCTACCAGATTAAAATGTCCACCTAACCGTGATGGGCGGTCAGTTCCAGCTACTGCTGGAATGGGCCATA GTAAATTTGAAATTGACGCTCGTGATGTAGTAATATTAGAGGAGCTGGGATCTGGCTGTTTTGGG GCCGTCCACAAAGGAAAGTTACGTGGAATAACAGTTGCTGTAAAACTACTGAAAGAAGGAACAATGTCGGAAGACAGCTTCATAGACGAGGCAAAGACTATGAC acaaTTAAATCACCCCAACTTAGTACAATTATATGGTATTGTAATTAAATCAAAGCCACTCCTTATTATCACAGAATTGATGAGTTCAG GCTCCTTGCTCACCTACCTTCGGCGACATAAGCCTCGTCTGCTAACTAAGACGGCAGCCCTATTAGACATGTGTATTCAGGTGTGCAATGGAATGTCTTACCTGGAAAATCGACACTTTATTCACCGAGATCTCGCTGCACGTAACTGTCTTGTGGGCGACAATACAGTTGTTAAGGTTGCAGACTTTGGTTTAGCAAG gtatgtgaTAGATGATGAATACCAGAGCTCACAGGGCACAAAGTTTCCAGTCAAATGGGCGTCGCCTGAGGTTCTCAGCTACACACGCTTCAGTAGCAAATCAGATGTGTGGTCAATGG GAATTCTGATGTGGGAGGTCTTTACGGGAGGAGTGATGCCATAcgacaaaatgaaaaatgttgaTGTTGTAGACTTTGTTTGTAATTATGGCAAACGCCTAGAAAAACCAGCTGCATGTCCAGAGAAAATTTATAAAGTCATGATGCAGTGTTGGCATAAG GAAACTGATCTCCGGCCAAACTTTGTAGACCTGCTCAAAATGCTTAGTGGACTTCTAGAGAGTGGAAATTATCCCTTCATTGCTCCAAATTAA